A single window of Longimicrobium sp. DNA harbors:
- a CDS encoding FAD-dependent oxidoreductase: MDATAPDIAEVPPAAERMFPVLTPAQVERMARHGRARAVRAGEVLMQPGDREAPLFAVKAGELEVVRPSGAVETPVAVLGPGGFTGELNMLSGRRAFVRARVREPGEVVELNREQVLALVQTDAELGEILMRAFILRRVGLIAQGFGDVVLVGSAHSSATLRIREFLTRNGHPFAYVDLDRDEGVQALLDRFGVSLDDVPVLICRGEVVLRNPTNQQVADCLGFNAAVDAAQLRDVVIVGAGPAGLAAAVYAASEGLDALVLETSSPGGQAASSSRIENYLGFPTGVSGQELAARAYTQAQKFGAQMMIARGAARLACDGSPYAVELGEETRVRSRTVVIATGAEYRGLGPTLESRFDNAGLYHSATFIEAQLCRGAEVVVVGGGNAAGQAAVFLAETAACVHMLVRSAGLAETMSRYLVRRIEEHPGIVLRTRTEIEALEGDGHLERVRWRQNGADAAETREIRHVFVMTGAVPATAWLHGCVALDAHGFVKTGPDLTPDDLAAAGWPLGRPPHLLETSLPGVFAVGDVRSGNVKRVASAVGEGSIAISFVHRVLQDR; this comes from the coding sequence ATGGACGCCACCGCTCCGGACATCGCCGAGGTCCCGCCGGCCGCCGAGCGCATGTTCCCCGTGCTGACGCCGGCGCAGGTCGAGCGCATGGCGCGCCACGGCCGCGCGCGTGCCGTGCGCGCCGGCGAGGTGCTGATGCAGCCGGGCGACCGCGAGGCGCCGCTGTTCGCGGTGAAGGCCGGCGAGCTGGAGGTCGTGCGCCCGTCCGGCGCCGTGGAGACGCCGGTCGCCGTGCTCGGCCCCGGCGGGTTCACCGGCGAGCTGAACATGCTCTCGGGCCGCCGCGCCTTCGTCCGGGCGCGGGTGCGCGAGCCGGGCGAGGTGGTCGAGCTGAACCGCGAGCAGGTGCTCGCGCTGGTGCAGACCGACGCCGAGCTGGGCGAGATCCTGATGCGCGCGTTCATCCTGCGCCGCGTGGGGCTCATCGCCCAGGGGTTCGGCGACGTGGTGCTGGTGGGCTCGGCTCACTCGTCGGCCACGCTGCGCATCCGCGAGTTCCTCACCCGCAACGGGCATCCCTTCGCGTACGTGGACCTGGACCGCGACGAGGGCGTGCAGGCGCTGCTCGACCGCTTCGGCGTGTCGCTGGACGACGTTCCGGTGCTCATCTGCCGCGGCGAGGTGGTGCTGCGCAACCCCACCAACCAGCAGGTGGCCGACTGCCTGGGCTTCAACGCCGCCGTCGACGCCGCGCAGCTGCGCGACGTGGTGATCGTGGGCGCGGGTCCGGCGGGGCTGGCGGCCGCGGTGTACGCCGCGTCGGAGGGGCTCGACGCGCTGGTGCTGGAGACGAGCTCACCCGGCGGGCAGGCGGCCTCCAGCTCGCGGATCGAGAACTACCTGGGGTTTCCCACCGGCGTGTCGGGGCAGGAGCTGGCGGCGCGGGCCTACACCCAGGCGCAGAAGTTCGGGGCGCAGATGATGATCGCGCGCGGCGCCGCTCGCCTGGCGTGCGACGGGAGCCCGTACGCGGTGGAGCTCGGCGAGGAGACGCGGGTGCGGTCGCGCACGGTGGTCATCGCCACCGGCGCCGAGTACCGCGGGCTGGGGCCCACGCTCGAATCCAGGTTCGACAACGCGGGCCTCTACCACAGCGCCACCTTCATCGAGGCGCAGCTCTGCCGCGGCGCCGAGGTGGTGGTGGTAGGCGGCGGCAACGCGGCGGGGCAGGCGGCCGTGTTCCTGGCCGAAACCGCCGCGTGCGTGCACATGCTGGTGCGCTCCGCCGGCCTGGCGGAGACGATGTCGCGCTACCTGGTCCGCCGCATCGAGGAGCACCCCGGCATCGTCCTGCGCACGCGCACGGAGATCGAGGCGCTGGAAGGAGACGGCCACCTGGAGCGGGTCCGCTGGCGGCAGAACGGCGCGGATGCCGCGGAGACGCGCGAGATCCGGCACGTGTTCGTGATGACGGGCGCGGTGCCCGCCACCGCCTGGCTGCACGGATGCGTGGCGCTGGACGCGCACGGCTTCGTGAAGACGGGCCCGGACCTGACGCCCGACGACCTGGCCGCCGCCGGCTGGCCGCTCGGCCGCCCGCCGCACCTTCTCGAGACGAGCCTCCCCGGCGTGTTCGCCGTGGGCGACGTGCGCTCCGGCAACGTGAAGCGCGTCGCCTCGGCCGTCGGCGAGGGCTCCATCGCCATCTCCTTCGTGCACCGCGTGCTGCAGGACCGGTAG
- a CDS encoding alpha-ketoacid dehydrogenase subunit alpha/beta yields MLTPDEIIRDYRIAFRSRQVSTLAVGEVMLGRAMFGIFGDGKEVAQVALARAFRPGDLRSGYYRDQTLMFALELLDVRQFFAQLYAHTDVEADPASGGRGMNAHFATRMLDGQGRWLPLTEGYQSSADISPTGGQMPRLLGMAWASSLYRNLEELHPFTDFSRGGDEVAFGTIGNASCAEGVFWEAMNAAGVLQVPMLMSVWDDGYGISVPNEIQVAKGSISELLEGFRRTPGSPAGFEIEVVKGWDYPALVETYQRVTEIVRREHVPALVHVVELTQPQGHSTSGSHTRYKSAERLQWEREHDALPRMRAWIVEQGMATAEELDALEKEETQHVRAARDAAWQAYQSPIEQEAEALAAVIDRAAADAGEARARLEAERDDLRRRKAPLRRDLAVAAHRALVAARGTPATEPLLRWRREQEARMAERYHTHLLSESDEAATCVPVLPPEYTADSVEVDGYKVLNACFDAALKRDPRVIAFGEDVGRLGDVNQGFVDLQARYGHLRVADTGIREATIMGQAIGMALRGLRPIAEIQYLDYLLYGLQILSDDLATLRYRTAGGQKAPVIIRTRGHRLVGVWHSGSPMAMMLGALRGVHVLVPRDMTRAAGFYNTLLRSDDPAVVVEVLNGYRVKERLPANIGTFTLPLGVVEVLREGTDCTVVTYGACCAIAMEAAAALETVGISTEVIDVQSLLPFDVDGGILRSIRKTSKVLFLDEDVPGGATAYMMQEVVERQGGFHWLDAAPRTLSAAAHRAAYGRDGDYWSKPNAETVFDAVYEIVSETAPARFPSLA; encoded by the coding sequence TTGCTGACACCTGACGAGATCATCAGGGACTACCGCATCGCCTTTCGCAGCCGCCAGGTGAGCACGCTCGCCGTCGGCGAGGTGATGCTCGGCCGCGCCATGTTCGGCATCTTCGGCGACGGCAAGGAGGTGGCGCAGGTGGCGCTGGCCCGGGCGTTCCGCCCCGGCGACCTGCGCTCCGGCTACTATCGCGACCAGACGCTCATGTTCGCGCTGGAGCTGCTCGACGTGCGGCAGTTCTTCGCGCAGCTCTACGCGCACACCGACGTCGAAGCCGATCCGGCCTCGGGCGGGCGCGGGATGAACGCCCACTTCGCCACGCGCATGCTGGACGGCCAGGGGCGCTGGCTTCCGCTCACCGAGGGCTACCAGTCGTCCGCCGACATCTCGCCCACGGGGGGGCAGATGCCCCGGCTGCTGGGGATGGCGTGGGCCTCCAGCCTGTACCGCAACCTGGAGGAGCTGCATCCGTTCACCGACTTCTCGCGGGGCGGCGACGAGGTGGCGTTCGGCACCATCGGCAACGCGTCGTGCGCGGAGGGGGTGTTCTGGGAGGCGATGAACGCCGCCGGCGTGCTGCAGGTGCCCATGCTCATGTCCGTGTGGGACGACGGGTACGGCATCTCCGTTCCCAACGAGATCCAGGTGGCCAAGGGGAGCATCTCCGAGCTGCTGGAGGGCTTCCGCCGCACCCCCGGGAGCCCCGCGGGCTTCGAGATCGAGGTGGTGAAGGGGTGGGACTACCCCGCCCTGGTGGAGACCTACCAGCGCGTGACGGAGATCGTCCGCCGCGAGCACGTGCCCGCGCTGGTCCACGTGGTGGAGCTCACGCAGCCGCAGGGGCACTCCACCTCGGGGAGCCACACGCGCTACAAGTCGGCCGAGCGGCTGCAGTGGGAGCGCGAGCACGACGCCCTGCCGCGGATGCGGGCGTGGATCGTGGAGCAGGGGATGGCCACGGCGGAGGAGCTGGACGCGCTGGAGAAGGAGGAGACGCAGCACGTCCGCGCCGCCCGCGACGCCGCGTGGCAGGCGTACCAGTCGCCGATCGAGCAGGAGGCCGAGGCGCTGGCGGCGGTGATCGACCGCGCGGCGGCCGATGCGGGCGAGGCGCGCGCGCGGCTCGAGGCCGAGCGCGACGACCTGCGCCGCCGCAAGGCGCCGCTCCGGCGCGACCTGGCCGTCGCCGCGCACCGGGCGCTCGTGGCCGCGCGGGGCACGCCGGCCACGGAGCCCCTCCTCCGCTGGCGCCGCGAGCAGGAAGCGCGGATGGCGGAGCGCTACCACACGCACCTCCTCTCCGAGTCCGACGAGGCCGCGACGTGCGTTCCCGTGCTGCCGCCCGAGTACACGGCGGATTCGGTCGAGGTGGACGGCTACAAGGTGCTGAACGCCTGCTTCGACGCGGCGCTGAAGCGGGACCCGCGGGTGATCGCGTTCGGCGAGGACGTGGGACGGCTGGGCGACGTGAACCAGGGGTTCGTGGACCTCCAGGCGCGCTACGGCCACCTGCGCGTGGCCGACACGGGGATCCGCGAGGCCACCATCATGGGGCAGGCCATCGGCATGGCGCTGCGGGGCCTTAGGCCCATCGCGGAGATCCAGTACCTGGACTACCTGCTCTACGGCCTGCAGATCCTTTCCGACGACCTGGCGACGCTGCGCTACCGCACGGCCGGCGGGCAGAAGGCGCCCGTCATCATCCGCACGCGCGGGCACCGGCTGGTGGGCGTGTGGCACTCGGGCTCGCCGATGGCGATGATGCTGGGCGCGCTGCGGGGAGTGCACGTCCTCGTTCCCCGCGACATGACGCGGGCCGCGGGCTTCTACAACACGCTCCTGCGCTCCGACGACCCGGCCGTGGTGGTGGAGGTGCTGAACGGGTACCGGGTGAAGGAGCGGCTCCCCGCCAACATCGGCACGTTCACGCTGCCGCTGGGGGTGGTGGAGGTGCTGCGCGAGGGGACGGACTGCACGGTGGTCACCTACGGCGCCTGCTGCGCCATCGCCATGGAGGCCGCGGCGGCGCTGGAGACGGTGGGGATCAGCACGGAGGTGATCGACGTGCAGTCGCTGCTCCCCTTCGACGTGGACGGCGGCATCCTCCGGTCGATCCGGAAGACCAGCAAGGTGCTCTTCCTGGACGAGGACGTGCCCGGCGGCGCCACCGCGTACATGATGCAGGAGGTGGTGGAGCGGCAGGGCGGGTTCCACTGGCTCGACGCGGCCCCGCGCACCCTCTCGGCGGCGGCGCACCGCGCCGCCTACGGGCGGGACGGCGACTACTGGTCCAAGCCCAACGCGGAGACCGTCTTCGACGCGGTGTACGAGATCGTCTCCGAGACGGCGCCTGCGCGCTTCCCCTCGCTCGCCTGA